In Mytilus edulis chromosome 13, xbMytEdul2.2, whole genome shotgun sequence, a single window of DNA contains:
- the LOC139500834 gene encoding uncharacterized protein, which produces MSDSQIELLDRVCLLKSEFLKFLKPSDVIFNIQGLEDDFINEIFELDKINRKEACDKLLKKIADRTDLLPKFILALSDRGYQRFVDPISNIYPDRGRTFCQEYFEFIINYLSGDLVDVLEPLQLCAYLYKYRCIDQGDKEAIEAMQCSKGRTAACREMLLAVKRRKDNWALLLLEATKETQEYVKLKMEPSASQGKEIVFTNTSYMSSYFVLITCNMSPVRKLCFVKNMYYNSYGHILEG; this is translated from the exons ATGTCAGATTCACAGATAGAACTGTTGGACCGAGTTTGTTTATTGAAGTCGGAATTTTTAAAGTTCTTGAAACCATCagatgttatatttaacatacaAGGACTGGAAG ATGACTTTATCAACGAAATATTTGAGCTTGATAAAATTAACAGGAAAGAAGCTTGCGATAAATTGCTTAAGAAAATAGCTGACAGAACTGACCTTCTTCCAAAATTCATATTGGCGTTATCCGATAGAG GTTATCAAAGATTTGTTGATCCTATTAGCAACATTTATCCAGACAGAGGGCGAACGTTTTGTCAAGAATACTTTGAATTTATAATTAATTACCTATCAGGAGATTTAGTTGATGTATTAGAACCCTTGCAGCTTTgtgcatatttatataaatatagatgTATTGATCAAGGTGACAAAGAAGCAATTGAAGCAATGCAGTGCTCAAAAGGAAGAACTGCTGCGTGTCGAGAAATGCTTCTGGCTGTGAAACGTAGGAAAGATAATTGGGCATTACTTCTTTTAGAAGCGACCAAAGAGACACAAGAATATGTAAAGTTAAAAATGGAACCATCAGCATCTCAGGGTAAAGAAATAGTTTTCACAAATACTTCATATATGTCAAGCTATTTCGTTTTGATAACTTGTAATATGAGCCCCGTTAGAAAACTATGTTTTGTAAAGAACATGTATTATAACTCCTATGGACATATTTTGGAAGGATAG